Proteins co-encoded in one Capsicum annuum cultivar UCD-10X-F1 chromosome 9, UCD10Xv1.1, whole genome shotgun sequence genomic window:
- the LOC107842284 gene encoding zinc finger protein CONSTANS-LIKE 12 isoform X2: MMESLCEVCKSDVARVCLHCDGNVHSANCTSPKHMGSLICGKCNCTMHSMCLCEGCDSSSENGHHQHQKLDTCSGCPSPSELINKILSASFDDQMANPTNSLSVNEGSVVASKLNELASCLKFQQWLISTPAIPSSSTYLTSYNIDQTPFFSEGSSITKQSCRTIKDLGVQEGDDLAKGVDLDELSSNSSYNIFSSSQHSHSSYHSEEKELDCLALEKKLSATDSNSHAETALEHECIGFQSSQEVATAKLMLMNQSCNNNIGLVFPPASVHSRLSPLLFTNEPSRAWRSEANFQQARNEAKMRYNEKKKTRTFNKQIRYASRKARADTRRRVKGRFVKAGEAYDYDPEVTKDMSERAPWSNDKVVSV; this comes from the exons ATGATGGAGTCGCTGTGCGAGGTCTGTAAATCAGATGTAGCTAGAGTTTGCTTGCATTGTGATGGAAATGTTCATTCAGCAAACTGCACATCTCCAAAGCACATGGGTTCGCTCATTTGTGGCAAATGCAATTGTACGATGCACTCAATGTGCTTATGCGAAGGCTGTGATTCGAGTAGTGAAAATGGTCATCATCAGCACCAGAAGTTGGATACTTGTAGTGGTTGTCCTTCTCCATCTGAGTTGATCAACAAGATTTTGTCTGCAAGTTTTGATGATCAAATGGCTAATCCTACTAACTCATTGAGTGTCAATGAAGGCTCTGTAGTGGCTAGCAAGCTCAATGAGTTAGCTTCTTGTTTGAAGTTTCAACAATGGCTCATTTCAACTCCAGCAATTCCTTCAAGTTCAACATACTTGACAAGTTACAACATAGACCAAACACCTTTCTTCTCCGAGGGATCTAGCATCACTAAG CAAAGTTGTAGAACTATTAAGGATCTTGGAGTTCAGGAAGGTGATGATCTCGCGAAAGGTGTTGATCTGGACGAATTGAGTTCTAATTCTAGTTACAATATTTTCAGCAGTTCACAACACAGTCATTCGAGTTATCATAGTGAAGAGAAGGAATTGGATTGCCTAGCCTTGGAGAAAAAATTATCTGCCACTGATTCTAACAGTCATGCTGAAACTGCTCTAGAG CATGAGTGCATTGGATTTCAGTCTTCACAAGAGGTTGCCACTGCAAAGTTGATGCTTATGAATCAGAGTTGCAACAACAATATTGGCTTAGTATTTCCACCAGCATCAGTTCATTCAAG ATTATCACCACTCCTTTTCACCAACGAACCATCACGGGCTTGGAGATCGGAAGCTAATTTTCAACAGGCGCGGAATGAAGCTAAGATGCGATATAATGAGAAAAAGAAAACTAGAAC GTTCAATAAGCAAATAAGATATGCTTCAAGAAAGGCCAGGGCAGATACCAGAAGACGCGTCAAAGGCAGATTTGTTAAGGCTGGGGAAGCTTATGATTATGATCCAGAAGTAACAAAGGATATGTCAGAACGAGCGCCTTGGAGCAATGATAAGGTTGTTTCTGTATGA
- the LOC107842284 gene encoding zinc finger protein CONSTANS-LIKE 12 isoform X1, whose translation MMESLCEVCKSDVARVCLHCDGNVHSANCTSPKHMGSLICGKCNCTMHSMCLCEGCDSSSENGHHQHQKLDTCSGCPSPSELINKILSASFDDQMANPTNSLSVNEGSVVASKLNELASCLKFQQWLISTPAIPSSSTYLTSYNIDQTPFFSEGSSITKQSCRTIKDLGVQEGDDLAKGVDLDELSSNSSYNIFSSSQHSHSSYHSEEKELDCLALEKKLSATDSNSHAETALEHECIGFQSSQEVATAKLMLMNQSCNNNIGLVFPPASVHSRSVSISNITGESSAGTDYQDCGLSPLLFTNEPSRAWRSEANFQQARNEAKMRYNEKKKTRTFNKQIRYASRKARADTRRRVKGRFVKAGEAYDYDPEVTKDMSERAPWSNDKVVSV comes from the exons ATGATGGAGTCGCTGTGCGAGGTCTGTAAATCAGATGTAGCTAGAGTTTGCTTGCATTGTGATGGAAATGTTCATTCAGCAAACTGCACATCTCCAAAGCACATGGGTTCGCTCATTTGTGGCAAATGCAATTGTACGATGCACTCAATGTGCTTATGCGAAGGCTGTGATTCGAGTAGTGAAAATGGTCATCATCAGCACCAGAAGTTGGATACTTGTAGTGGTTGTCCTTCTCCATCTGAGTTGATCAACAAGATTTTGTCTGCAAGTTTTGATGATCAAATGGCTAATCCTACTAACTCATTGAGTGTCAATGAAGGCTCTGTAGTGGCTAGCAAGCTCAATGAGTTAGCTTCTTGTTTGAAGTTTCAACAATGGCTCATTTCAACTCCAGCAATTCCTTCAAGTTCAACATACTTGACAAGTTACAACATAGACCAAACACCTTTCTTCTCCGAGGGATCTAGCATCACTAAG CAAAGTTGTAGAACTATTAAGGATCTTGGAGTTCAGGAAGGTGATGATCTCGCGAAAGGTGTTGATCTGGACGAATTGAGTTCTAATTCTAGTTACAATATTTTCAGCAGTTCACAACACAGTCATTCGAGTTATCATAGTGAAGAGAAGGAATTGGATTGCCTAGCCTTGGAGAAAAAATTATCTGCCACTGATTCTAACAGTCATGCTGAAACTGCTCTAGAG CATGAGTGCATTGGATTTCAGTCTTCACAAGAGGTTGCCACTGCAAAGTTGATGCTTATGAATCAGAGTTGCAACAACAATATTGGCTTAGTATTTCCACCAGCATCAGTTCATTCAAGGTCAGTGTCAATCTCCAACATCACCGGAGAAAGTAGTGCAGGAACTGACTATCAAGATTGCGGATTATCACCACTCCTTTTCACCAACGAACCATCACGGGCTTGGAGATCGGAAGCTAATTTTCAACAGGCGCGGAATGAAGCTAAGATGCGATATAATGAGAAAAAGAAAACTAGAAC GTTCAATAAGCAAATAAGATATGCTTCAAGAAAGGCCAGGGCAGATACCAGAAGACGCGTCAAAGGCAGATTTGTTAAGGCTGGGGAAGCTTATGATTATGATCCAGAAGTAACAAAGGATATGTCAGAACGAGCGCCTTGGAGCAATGATAAGGTTGTTTCTGTATGA